One segment of Candidatus Margulisiibacteriota bacterium DNA contains the following:
- a CDS encoding pyrimidine/purine nucleoside phosphorylase — translation MVKVNEYFNGKVKSLTLNNKAGKQSIGVMEPGEYEFGTSSHELMHVVSGALNVMLPDSQHWQVFEAGSLFQIPANSKFQVRVAEEAAYLCEYL, via the coding sequence GTCAAAGTTAACGAATACTTCAATGGCAAAGTCAAGTCGCTGACCCTCAATAATAAGGCTGGAAAACAGTCTATCGGGGTGATGGAGCCGGGGGAATACGAGTTTGGGACTTCTTCCCACGAGCTTATGCATGTTGTCAGCGGGGCCCTTAACGTCATGCTCCCAGACAGCCAGCACTGGCAGGTGTTTGAAGCTGGGTCGCTATTTCAGATTCCTGCCAACTCCAAGTTTCAGGTCAGAGTGGCCGAAGAGGCTGCCTATCTTTGCGAATATTTGTAA